The following coding sequences are from one Schizosaccharomyces osmophilus chromosome 1, complete sequence window:
- the rpl3703 gene encoding 60S ribosomal protein L37 has product MSKGTSSMGKRGNKSHTLCRRCGKRSFHKQKSTCASCGYPSAKTRSFNWGAKAKRRKATGTGRMEHMKKVHRSFVNGFRTGVKPATGSKVTASSA; this is encoded by the exons ATGAGTAAGGGTACATCTTCTATGGGAAAAAGGGGCAACAAGTCCCATACCCTCTGTCGTCGTTGTGGAAAGCGCTCTTTCCATAAGCAAAAGAGCACTTGTGCTTCTTGCGGTTATCCTTCCGCCAAGACTCGTAGCTTCAACTGGGGTGCCAAGGCtaagagaagaaaagccaCCGGTACCGGTCGTATGGAACACATGAAGAAGGTTCACCGTAGCTTCGTTAACGGATTCC GTACTGGTGTTAAGCCTGCTACTGGATCTAAGGTTACCGCCTCTTCTGCTTAA
- the sos7 gene encoding NMS complex subunit Sos7: protein MSEPSLTDLEQESFSNQEKLIDSFLAKGPQALADTASSSVNEQSGLSTEQELKKYKEFFSQLKFSYIEQGTKERYLRAILDDPPLLVETEDNEKLESTISELKIRLKQRKDDVESLKKEIVSECNEIAEKYDATLKESKEAKALLVEYRTLEKELQSLNQDDMTNAPILPDLEKEIPVLKQELLDTDDSIKSINSQLEREEHRLEQLKKNYSTLEKEHGHLQQRSNSLRESMDMRAPGDDAKRKVQAWYTSMLDIYNQMLP from the coding sequence atGTCGGAACCTTCTCTTACTGACCTGGAACAAGAGTCCTTCTCTaatcaagaaaaactaATCGACTCGTTTTTGGCAAAAGGACCACAAGCGTTGGCTGATACTGCTTCGTCCAGCGTAAATGAGCAATCAGGTTTATCGACTGAACAAGAACTCAAAAAGTATAAGGAATTCTTCTCTCAACTCAAGTTTTCGTACATAGAACAGggaacaaaagaaagatatttGCGCGCAATTCTTGATGATCCTCCTTTACTAGTTGAGACTGAAGATAATGAAAAGCTAGAGTCTACGATATCTGAACTGAAAATTCGCTTGAAACAACGAAAGGACGATGTTGAATcgttgaagaaagaaattgtttctgAGTGCAACgaaattgctgaaaagtATGATGCAACGTTAAAGGAATccaaagaagcaaaagcacTCTTGGTCGAATACAGAACACTCGAGAAAGAGTTACAAAGCTTAAACCAAGATGACATGACTAACGCGCCCATCCTTCCagatttagaaaaagaaatacctGTTTTAAAACAAGAACTTTTGGACACTGATGATTCCATAAAGTCGATCAATTCTCAGttagaaagagaagaacATCGCTTAGAAcaactgaaaaagaattattctacacttgaaaaagaacatgGTCATTTACAGCAAAGATCGAACAGTCTACGTGAATCTATGGATATGCGTGCCCCTGGAGACGATGCAAAGAGAAAGGTTCAAGCATGGTATACTTCTATGCTCGATATTTACAATCAAATGCTTCcttaa
- the sen2 gene encoding tRNA-splicing endonuclease catalytic subunit Sen2, whose translation MSKAHEIYKDPLPFLLARPLPPIIPTNPITWVPYIYYYFFTRTPKQIPVQCSVDASTRSCLVTDREGIRRLWTSGFFGKGNLSRSEPTWHVRTKRSLGLLGFDEDLVAEEITARRRLQRKRFKAQRAYREQCARERQLCIERKEEIPNHLKEDAALPKELLDPFSSFAPPQNPSEVTSVPELEHLQLTFPEAFFLSSLGALTANTGTEDISSTPLLRYFAEIAAQTPEYTKAWNENTGTSFSQLDATPHIRPENSFLVDLAAYYYFRQQGWVIKGGTKFSVDYLLYKRGPVFSHAELAVLLLPCVGNSQKQNLKWHELHCLNRTVGQVKKTLVLCYVHCPAPEILNDLWQRQKNMDQWEWSKLILSHYSIQCVSLRRWVPDRNRD comes from the exons ATGTCAAAAGCACatgaaatttataaagatCCTCTTCCATTCTTATTAGCTAGACCGCTGCCTCCTATAATTCCTACAAATCCTATCACATGGGTTCCctatatttattattactTTTTCACCAGAACTCCTAAACAAATTCCTGTACAATGTTCAGTGGACGCGAGTACTCGTAGCTGCCTGGTAACAGATAGAGAAGGTATACGAAGACTATGGACGAGCGGATTTTTTGGGAAAGGGAATCTTTCTAGAAGTGAGCCTACATGGCACGTTCGTACAAAGCGATCGCTAGGTCTGTTGGGGTTTGATGAAGACTTAGTGGCCGAAGAAATTACTGCAAGGAGAAgattacaaagaaaaagattcaaagCGCAACGAGCATATAGAGAGCAATGTGCTCGTGAACGCCAGTTATGTATTGAACGTAAAGAAGAGATCCCAAATCATCTCAAGGAGGACGCTGCCCTTCCAAAAGAACTACTAGaccctttttcttcatttgcaCCCCCTCAAAATCCTTCTGAAGTTACCTCTGTACCCGAACTTGAGCATTTGCAATTGACATTTCCGGAGGCCTTTTTTCTATCTTCTCTAGGAGCTTTAACTGCTAACACTGGGACGGAAGATATTTCATCTACTCCCTTGCTTCGCTATTTTGCTGAGATTGCTGCTCAGACTCCAGAATACACTAAAGCTTGGAACGAAAACACGGGTACTTCTTTCAGTCAACTTGATGCCACCCCTCACATTCGCCCAGAAAATTCGTTCCTGGTAGATCTTGCTGCTTACTATTACTTTCGTCAACAAGGATGGGTAATAAAAGGAGGAACAAAATTCTCAGTGGATTATC TTCTATATAAGAGAGGCCCCGTGTTCAGTCATGCTGAATTGGCGGTTTTGTTACTCCCTTGCGTAGGAAATTCTCAAAAACAGAACCTCAAATGGCATGAACTTCATTGTCTTAACCGCACGGTTGGTCAAGTGAAGAAGACTCTTGTATTATGCTATGTTCATTGCCCAGCACCCGAAATTTTGAATGACCTTTGGCAACGTCAAAAGAATATGGATCAGTGGGAATGGTCAAAATTAATTCTCAGTCACTATTCTATCCAGTGCGTGTCGTTACGTCGCTGGGTTCCCGATAGAAACAGAGATtaa
- the eos1 gene encoding N-glycosylation protein Eos1: MRRYLGSVISNPRPAQALGINHPLIVFCFIATRTLSLAPAVYWCLKCLHLFFFGDGRAWLALTSALWTIVSGYLSFVLTTGFLLKWLIHYSIAPTIIRLLSLNVINFSFVSLSVNFITHGDNSLLLPAWIAISCFQTASYIVQDWITSPITRTAPFPSSSSAGNSLSNRHSLDFLEITVFAVVPVGIASFFTMLMLLWQIYNDPIYFLGS; this comes from the exons ATGAGGCGGTATCTTGGCTCCGTGATTTCAAATCCTCGGCCTGCACAAGCTCTTGGCATAAATCACCCTCTTAtagtcttttgttttattgcTACTAGGACTTTGTCACTAGCTCCTGCTGTATATTGGTGCTTAAAATGTCTAcaccttttcttttttggtgaTGGTCGTGCATGGCTAGCATTAACATCTGCTCTCTGGACAATT GTTTCAGGGTACTTATCTTTTGTACTGACTACTGggtttttattaaaatg GCTTATTCATTATTCTATCGCACCCACAATAATACGTTTATTGTCCCTTAATGTTATtaacttttcctttgtgTCTTTGAGTGTCAATTTTATAACTCATGGCGATAATTCCCTTTTGCTCCCCGCTTGGATTGCCATATCTTGCTTTCAAACAGCTTCTTACATCGTTCAGGATTGGATTACTTCCCCCATTACCCGAACAGCCCCATTTCCGTCTTCATCCTCCGCGGGTAATTCTCTGTCAAACAGACACAGCTTagattttttggaaattacAGTGTTTGCTGTTGTGCCTGTTGGTATTGCAAGTTTTTTCACAATGCTGATGCTTCTGTGGCAGATCTACAACGATCCGATATACTTTTTAGGCTCCTGA
- a CDS encoding Schizosaccharomyces specific protein, expressed during meiotic cell cycle gives MEDNVLKDRTDIVNISSSVLPNEEYRPSSTSNYTIKNQARSKSSVNTEYFSDVESLQQELCESDVPFLYMNENFSTARDRNSSSTILTEKQNKTDSVGENEKYLLDENQRLKEANERLQMTLLQMAISDTVSEKEQEEMQAVRKELIREVMGSSKSRLHQMEIENKDLKKSISEMQEYITKIVDRCLQNEFAQQILSIDEA, from the exons ATGGAAGATAACGTCCTTAAAGATCGAACAGATATAGTAAACATATCCTCGTCTGTTCTTCCAAATGAAGAGTATCGCCCTAGCTCAACTTCAAACTATACGATAAAGAACCAAGCAAGGAGCAAAAGTTCTGTAAATACAGAGTATTTTTCAGACGTTGAATCATTGCAGCAAGAATTATGTGAATCCGAcgttccttttctttacatgAACGAAAACTTCAGTACGGCAAGAGATAGGAATAGCAGCAGTACCATCTTGactgaaaagcaaaacaaaacagatAGTGTTGGAGAGAAcgaaaaatatttactCGATGAAAATCAGCGCTTAAAAGAGGCAAACGAGCGTCTTCAAATGACATTGTTACAAATG GCCATCTCAGACACAGTCTCTGAGAAGGAGCAAGAGGAGATGCAAGCCGTCCGAAAGGAGCTAATTCGCGAAGTAATGGGCAGCAGCAAATCACGTCTACATCAGATGGAAATCGAAAACAAAGACTTAAAGAAGTCTATTTCAGAAATGCAGGAGTATATAACGAAAATAGTCGATCGCTGTCTACAGAATGAGTTTGCTCAGCAAATCCTTTCGATAGATGAAGCATGA
- the mrm202 gene encoding mitochondrial 2' O-ribose methyltransferase Mrm2-like, whose amino-acid sequence MNLFQRTTFVNSWKNCLTKSTDWRFSITSLNKKFFYSTKQRQGKTQSLSSYRASLENDYFIFLKHINEKEKIFAPGQLVINLGSSPGIWNNVASEYIGSEGRVVSVDIIPSRSPANCSTIQGNFLSMAIQEEVVKAGLRARKLREASAQYGDPSSVPYLQLAIEHEAAMEKQGSLLNELRADVVMSDLNRPFPMVQGFEFSISRKPYSAMRNRELLTVKDHMDSLFLAQSSLIFSLRGLKQSGTFLCKVVNGPNLSSLLEDLTMCFSKVSKHTMKGVSENENSVIYLCTGKISTPPFKLLNV is encoded by the exons ATGAATCTCTTTCAAAGAACAACCTTTGTTAATAGCTGGAAAAATTGCTTGACTAAAAGCACTGATTGGCGATTTTCTATTACTAGTCtgaacaaaaagtttttctaCTCAACAAAGCAAAGACAAGGGAAAACACAATCTTTATCTTCTTATAGAGCTTCCCTGgaaaatgattattttatttttctgaAACAT ATAAatgagaaggaaaaaatatttgcaCCCGGACAACTGGTTATTAATTTG GGATCTTCTCCAGGAATATGGAACAACGTTGCTTCGGAATACATAGGCTCTGAAGGAAGAGTCGTTTCTGTTGATATTATCCCGTCAAGGTCTCCAGCTAACTGCAGCACGATACAGGGAAATTTCTTAAGTATGGCTattcaagaagaagttGTAAAAGCAGGATTACGTGCTAGAAAATTACGAGAAGCATCTGCACAGTATGGTGATCCCTCCTCTGTACCTTACCTTCAGTTGGCTATTGAGCATGAAGCAGCCATGGAAAAACAAGGATCGCTGCTGAATGAATTACGTGCGGACGTTGTAATGAGTGATTTAAATCGTCCGTTTCCAATGGTTCAGGGATTTGAATTTTCTATTTCGAGAAAGCCTTATTCGGCTATGCGAAATCGTGAACTATTAACTGTTAAGGATCATATggattctttgtttttagcTCAATCTTCCTTAATATTTTCGTTACGTGGCTTGAAACAATCGGGGACCTTTCTTTGCAAAGTCGTGAACGGTCCAAACCTTTCTAGCTTGCTGGAAGATTTGACAATGtgcttttccaaagttAGTAAACATACGATGAAAGGTGTATCCGAAAATGAGAATTCAGTCATTTATTTGTGTACGGGAAAAATATCAACACCTCCATTTAAGTTACTCAACGTTTAA
- the ost3 gene encoding oligosaccharyltransferase gamma subunit Ost3: MKFGKILTYLTLFVVACLAKPDLNSRTDDNGIITIAGRLFQRIVTGKQDHTTVALFSVDATTMNCEICRLIEPQFKALAYSYKQKYGLDSGIRFVYADFGKNKNLFEQFGIESVPNFWVFKPNTIVPIAGDLSSGVDADKLAALVLKETGKGAPIIYRQDPTKKYASLVSTVLCGAALFFTRKILLKVFTSRKVWAAFSIITVITLSSGFMFTRIRFTPYSQRGENGENLWLAGSQQYQFGAEVQVVSLIYTALTISTIFLTVIAPKVRGAKRQTLFVLFWLIVLWLGYSFLVDVFQRKMQMYPFKLLL; the protein is encoded by the exons ATGAAGTTTGGCAAAATTCTTACTTATTTAACGCTTTTTGTGGTTGCGTGTCTTGCAAAACCAGATTTAAACTCTCGTACTGATGACAATGGAATAATCACTATCGCTGGTAGACTTTTTCAGCGAATTGTCACTGGTAAACAAGATCACACTACTGTAGCACTGTTTTCAGTGGATGCTACGACTATGAACTGTGAAATTTGCCG CCTTATTGAGCCCCAATTTAAAGCCTTAGCTTACTCTTACAAGCAGAAGTATGGCCTTGACAGTGGTATCAGATTCGTGTATGCGGACTTTGGtaaaaataagaatttgtttgaacAG TTCGGTATCGAAAGTGTTCCCAATTTTTGGGTCTTCAAGCCCAACACTATAGTTCCTATTGCAGGAGATTTAAGCAGCGG TGTTGATGCCGACAAATTGGCTGCCTTGGTCTTGAAAGAAACTGGCAAAGGTGCGCCAATAATTTACCGTCAAGATCCGACTAAGAAATATGCTTCTCTGGTATCAACCGTCTTATGCGGTGCtgctcttttctttaccagaaaaatacttttgaagGTTTTCACCAGCAGAAAAGTGTGGGCTGCTTTTAGTATTATCACTGTCATTACATTGAGTAGTGGATTCATGTTCACTCGTATCCGATTTACTCCTTATAGTCAACGCGGTGAAAATGGCGAAAATCTCTGGTTAGCCGGCTCGCAACAATATCAATTTGGCGCTGAAGTACAGGTTGTTTCATTAATCT ATACCGCTTTAACTATCAGCACCATCTTCCTAACTGTAATTGCACCTAAAGTTCGGGGTGCTAAACGCCAAACCCTCTTTGTCCTTTTCTGGCTTATTGTATTATGGCTTGGTTATAGCTTCCTTGTTgatgttttccaaagaaagatgCAGATGTATCCTTTTAAGCTTTTACTTTAG
- the mrx21 gene encoding mitochondrial carrier, 3'-phosphoadenosine 5'-phosphosulfate/ 5'-adenylyl sulfate Mrx21 produces MEKDHTLLTANESPRFLKSVFVSVLSGGTGASLSRTVTSPLERMKIIFQVQSNNEYNSIFSTVSKIWKREGILGFFRGNGTNCLRAFPYGAVQFATYSGLKQLTLQASCRNDLNNYERLIFGAISGAASVVSTYPLDIARTRLSIQTAGLVKNSMIDGCNTHSLNLMSTLRTIYRNEGGIAAFYSGLPATLLNVVPYVSIVFFTYEWCKEYMFSGRDLSVLEKLSLGGFSGFVAQTFAFPADVLRRRFQVNRIPGIGYHYSSIPDAMVKIYSKEGLFGFFRGYFSNLLKIIPVMSITWYTFETINKTTAVTI; encoded by the exons ATGGAAAAAGATCATACATTACTTACGGCTAATGAATCCCCAAGGTTTTTAAAAAGCGTGTTTGTATCTGTGCTGTCTGGCGGTACAGGTGCGTCTCTTAGTAGAACTGTAACCAGTCCTCTGGAACGGATGAAAATCATCTTCCAAGTTCAAAGTAATAATGAATATAATAGCATATTTTCGACAGTTTCCAAAATATGGAAACGGGAAGGCattcttggatttttcCGTGGAAATGGAACGAATTGCTTAAGGGCATTTCCCTACGGTGCAGTTCAATTTGCGACTTACAGTGGATTAAAACAACTTACGTTACAGGCCTCATGTAGAAATGATCTAAACAATTATGAAAGATTAATCTTTGGAGCCATCTCAGGAGCTGCTAGTGTCGTTAGCACTTATCCATTAGACATTGCTAGGACAAGACTTTCAATACAGACGGCGGGTTTAGTCAAAAATAGTATGATTGATGGTTGCAATACCCATTCACTAAATCTCATGTCAACTTTGAGGACAATTTATCGTAATGAAGGAGGTATTGCTGCATTTTATAGTGGTCTTCCGGCGACGCTACTTAATGTAGTGCCTTATGTATCTATTGTATTTTTTACATATGAGTGGTGTAAAGAATATATGTTTTCGGGACGAGATCTCAGTGTCTTAGAAAAACTTTCTCTCGGTGGGTTTAGTGGATTCGTTGCTCAAACATTTGCATTTCCAGCTGATGTTCTTAGGCGAAGATTCCAAGTAAACCGAATACCTGGCATTGGATACCATTACTCAAGTATACCAGATGCAATGGTGAAAATCTACAGCAAGGAAGGCCTGTTTGGTTTCTTCCGGGGATACTTCAGtaatttgttgaaaattATCCCTGTCATGAGTATAACTTGGTATACCTTTGAAACGATTAATAAG ACGACTGCCGTAACTATTTAA
- the rpl1802 gene encoding 60S ribosomal protein L18 produces the protein MGIDIERHHVRKSQRSKPASENVYLKLLVKLYRFLARRTDSRFNKTILKRLFQSKTNRPPISISKIAALTSRKASNLEGKTVVTVGTVTDDERMLTVPKLSVAALRFTKSARARILKAGGEVMTLDQLALRAPTGSNTVLLRGRKHAREAYRHFGFGPHKHKAPHVRSEGRKFEEARGRRKSRAFKV, from the exons ATG GGTATCGACATTGAGAGACATCACGTGAGAAAGTCTCAACGCAGCAAGCCTGCCTCTGAGAACGTGTACTTGAAGCTTTTGGTTAAATTATACCGCTTCTTGGCCCGTCGTACTGACTCACGTTTCAACAAAACTATCTTGAAGCGTCTCTTTCAATCCAAGACTAATCGCCCTCCTATCTCTATTTCCAAGATTGCTGCTTTGACTAGCCGCAAGGCTTCTAACCTTGAGGGCAAGACCGTCGTCACTGTTGGTACCGTTACCGACGATGAGCGTATGTTGACTGTTCCCAAACTCTCTGTCGCTGCTCTTCGCTTCACCAAGTCTGCCCGTGCTCGTATCTTGAAGGCAGGCGGTGAAGTCATGACTCTCGACCAACTCGCTCTTCGTGCCCCTACTGGTAGCAACACTGTTCTCCTTCGTGGTAGGAAGCATGCTCGTGAGGCCTACCGTCACTTTGGTTTCGGTCCCCACAAGCACAAGGCTCCTCACGTCCGCTCTGAAGGCCGTAAGTTTGAGGAAGCTCGTGGTCGTAGAAAGTCTCGTGCCTTCAAGGTATAA